In Desulfotignum phosphitoxidans DSM 13687, the following proteins share a genomic window:
- a CDS encoding Fic family protein: METQLVEHKKSFGKEVIISLAAFANTEGGSVVVGVDDDGNPCGLEVGPETVQRYLNEIKVATYPQLVPKARVHVNLSYHFDGSLERRERWQYPMEALRELLLNAVVHRDYKNPSDIVIKIFDDRIIFTNPGKLYGNLQIEDLQRNDYVSSIRNRLLAEAFFLMGDIERYGTGFVRIREVLSSYTEIGFKIEEIGDFFKAELHQTGSTSSPITPHDTPHDTPHVEKLLLCCEKPAGREQLQEKLGIRDRKYFYKTFLRPALKTGLLEMTIPEKPRSKLQKYQLTEAGRQWLAGRGQS; the protein is encoded by the coding sequence ATGGAAACACAGCTTGTTGAGCATAAAAAATCATTTGGCAAAGAGGTGATTATTTCCCTTGCGGCCTTTGCCAATACCGAGGGCGGGTCAGTGGTTGTCGGTGTTGATGATGACGGCAATCCCTGTGGTTTGGAAGTTGGTCCTGAAACAGTGCAACGCTATTTGAATGAGATCAAGGTCGCCACCTATCCCCAGCTTGTGCCCAAGGCCCGGGTTCATGTCAATCTTTCCTATCACTTTGATGGCAGTCTTGAGCGCCGGGAGCGCTGGCAGTATCCCATGGAAGCGCTTCGAGAGCTTTTGTTGAATGCCGTGGTGCACCGGGATTACAAGAATCCTTCAGATATTGTGATCAAAATTTTCGATGACCGCATTATTTTTACCAATCCGGGAAAGCTCTATGGCAACTTGCAGATCGAGGATTTGCAGCGCAATGACTATGTGTCCTCTATAAGGAATCGGCTGCTGGCTGAGGCTTTTTTTCTGATGGGCGATATTGAGCGCTATGGCACTGGATTTGTGCGCATTCGGGAGGTGTTGAGTTCTTACACGGAGATTGGGTTCAAGATTGAGGAGATCGGAGATTTTTTTAAGGCTGAGCTGCATCAGACTGGATCGACGTCCTCTCCGATTACCCCCCATGATACCCCTCATGATACCCCTCATGTTGAGAAGTTACTGCTGTGCTGTGAAAAACCGGCAGGGCGCGAACAGTTGCAGGAGAAACTTGGAATAAGAGACAGAAAATATTTTTATAAAACCTTTTTGAGGCCGGCTTTGAAAACAGGGTTGCTTGAAATGACCATTCCCGAGAAACCCAGAAGTAAATTGCAAAAATACCAGCTGACAGAGGCTGGCCGGCAATGGTTGGCCGGCAGAGGGCAGTCATGA